Part of the Streptomyces europaeiscabiei genome is shown below.
GCTGGTCGCCGCCGTCCAGACGGATGCCGTCGAGGTCGTAGTCGGTCTCCGCGACGGTGAGCACGCATCGCCGGCAGTGGTCGTCGCGCAACGGCAGCCACCGGCCGCACCGGTGGCACGGGGCAGCCTGGAGGCCGGCGCCCCAGTCCAGGCAGGGCGCGCACCGCTGGTCCCGCTCGTTCGTCCAGGCCAGGCACTCGCGACAGCTGCCCAGGCCGGCGGACATCCAAGAGGGCACCAGCCGCGGCCGCGGCGGTGCGAGCAGCCCGGCCCGCTTCAGGGCCTCGTGCAGGGTCGGCGCCATCTGCGGGAGATCCGCGAGCGTCTCGGGGTGTACCAGGCGCTCATCCGGGGGCCGGGCGGCCAGCGCGAGCCGGGCGCCCTCCTGCGTGTGGAAGTGCCAGGTCTGCCCGACGCGGCGTTCGGCGGCCATCTCCTGGAGCACCGCCTGGACTTCGGGGAAGTCGGGGATTGTCCGGCCGCGGATGCGCTTGCCGTGGGCGCGGGTAAAGGTCCTGGGCCAGGGCGCGAACAGCCCGAGCTGGCCGGGGACTTCCTCCACGCACACCACGGGGTCGTCAAGGGCTGGCGGTACCCGGCCGCGGGCCCACGGCGCGAGCCTCTGCCGCCGGCCCGAGGCGGCGCGGTTGCGCAGCGGGTTGCTGTTCAGCGCCAGACCTTCGATGCGCACGGCCAGTTGCAGCGGCCGCCCGGCAGGCAGGGCGCGCCGTTCGAACTCGGCATGCACCCACGCCGGGTCCTGACCGAGCCGGACCGCGATCCGGCATCCCCGGCAGGTGCCGTCAGCGCCGACGATCCCCGGCCAGCCGCACCGACGGCAAACCGCCTCCCGCAGCCCTCCCGCAACCCTCTGGTAAGAGCCGCTACGGCACTCGCAGCACATGCCGGAACCCGTGATGGCGCCCCAGGCCGCACACAGGCCGCACGAGCCAGGACTGTTCACCCGTGCCACCCGGCTCAGTTCGGCGGCAGGCGCCGCACGGCGCCCTTGCCGCCGCTCTGCTTCGGCACCGGCCGCTGGCCGCTGCCCGCACCCGAGCCCTGGCCGACCGCCCGCTGCCCCTCCTGCTCCCCGGATTCGCTGCCAGCGAGCGGCTCGGCCTCCATCAGATCGGCGACCGTGCACTTCAACGCAGCGCAGATCATGTCGAGATCATCCAGCCGCACGGTCACCGGCCGGGCCGACCACAGCGCGCACACCTTGCTCAGCGACGGGGTGAACCCGACCGCCTCGAACGCGGTCTTCAGGTCACTGGGCCGCCAGATGTCCTGCCTGGCCGCCACCCAGCGCAGATTCCACTTCACGCCGTCACGTCTCCCCGCTCAGCCGGCGCACCGCGCGCCGGGACGACTCCAGACTGGCCCGCTCCGGGTCCGCTTTCGCACTCGCCAGATAACCGACCGTCGTGGTCGGCCAGGTATGCCCCAGCAGCACTTGAACGTCCCAAAGCGGCATCCCCGACTCGTAGTTGTGCGTCGCGCAGACGTGCCGCAGCAGATGCGGGAACAGCACCGTCACCGTGCCCTTCAGATGGGCAAGCGACGCCGCCCGCAGCGACCGGCGGAAGGTGTCGGCGCAGACCGGCGGCGCAACCGCTACCTCGGCACCGAGCGCGGACGGCAGCCGCTCGGAAGGAAACAGCGGAGCGTACGGATCCAGCGCATCGTCCGGGAACAGGCCCCGGACCTCCTCGATGTACCACCACAGCAGCTCGCGGCCCTCCGCGAACATGAACGCCTCGCGCTCGCGCGGGCCCGACCCGCGCGAGCCCTTGCCCTTGACGAGGAAGCGGCCCCACTGGCCGTTGTCCCAGTACAGGTCACCCAGCCTCACCAGGCACAACTCGGTTGCCCGCACCCCGGAGATGTAGGCGGTCTTGGCCATCACGTAGTTGCGGACCGCGACCGGATACTTGCGCGCCGAGCCCAGTTCCTGGCGCCACGCGGCGAAGAACGCCGTCATCTCCGCGCGTGAGGGCGGGATCCGCAGCCCGAAGTCCCCGCGGTGCCGGGGCCGGTTGAAGGCATCGATCGGTGACTCCACCACTGTCCCGAACCGCCGCCGGATCTCCCCGGCGTATCGCTGTTCGAGGAACGCGAAGTACAGGTCGATGCTGGTGATCTTCTTACGGACCGTGGTGTGACCGCGCTTGCCCGCCCCGGCGAAGTACTGGTCCAGTTGGCGCGGCGACAGCTCCCAGGGCAGAGCGTCGTAGAAGGTGCACACCTCGATCACGGGCTGTACCAGACGGTTCAGCGTCGTCGGCGCGAGCCCCGCTACATCCCGCGCCCAGCAGTACTCCGCGAGCGTGTCCTGGTAGAGCGCCTGCTCCGCCTCCCGCGACGACGGGTGAACACCGCGACGCTGAAGGGTCAGGACGTCGGCCAGGCCCTCCTCCTGCCCGGGAGGCTGGCCTGGCGAGCCGCGCCCGCTGATCAGCGAGAAGCGGCGAGTATCGGAATCCGCCACGGACACGCAAATTACGGAAGTAACGCCCGGAATCTGCGAGTTACTGGCAGAACTTCACCCTTTCGAGTGGACGTGACTCCCGATTCGCCAGCCAGCGTGAACAGGTCGAACGCCCGGTAGCCGGATGAGGTCGAACCCGTCGGTACTCCAGTTTCCCACCTGGTGCCGGGCGTCGCGACGGGGCGGACGTTGCCTGCCGCGGCACTAGACCTCGGCTGCCCCCCGCCCGTGCCGCAGCCCCAGCACCTCCGCCGCCGCGAACGTCTCCCCCTCCGGCCGGTCGGCGTAGTGCGGCGTGAGCAGCCCGTCCAGTTCGTCGTACGTGAACGCGTCCTGCTTGGTGTCGAACTTGGCCTGCACGCGCGGCCGTTCGACGATCGCGACCATGCCGCCGTGCACGACGAAGAGCTGGCCGTTGACCTGTGCGGCGGCGGGTGAGGCCAGGTAGCCGACGAGGGGGGCGACGTGCTCGGGGGCGAGGGGGTCGAGACCGGTCCCGTCACCGGCCGCCGCCCCCGGCAGGCCCGCGAAGACGTCCTCGGTCATCCGGGTGCGGGCGCGCGGGCAGATGACGTTCGCGGTGACGCCGTACTTGGCGAGCGCGAGGGCCGTGGAGGTGGTCAGCCCGACGATTCCGCCCTTCGCGGCAGCGTAGTTGGGCTGACCGGCGGAACCGGCGAGGAAGGCCTCGGAGGAGGTGTTCACGACGCGCCCGTACACCGGCCCGCCCTCGCCCGACTTCGCCCGTGCCCGCCAGTGGGCGGAGGCGAACCGGATCGTGTTGAAGTGCCCCTTGAGGTGCACCCGCACGACCGAGTCCCACTCCTCCTCGGACATGGAGAAGACCATGCGGTCGCGCAGGATGCCCGCGTTGTTGACGAGGATGTCCAGCCTGCCGAAGCGGGCGACCGCCAACGTGACCAGTTCCCGGGCCTGTTCGTGGTCGGACACGTCACCGATGTGCGCCACCGCGCGGCCGCCCGCCGCGCGGATCGACGCCGCGACCTCCTCGGCGGGCCCGGTGGACACCTCACCGGAACCGTCCCGCCCCGGCCGGCCGTAGTCGTTGACGACGACGGCCGCGCCCAGCCGGGCCAGCTCCAACGCCTCGGCCCGGCCGAGCCCGCGGCCCGCGCCGGTGACGATCGCGGACAGTCCTTCAAGCGGCAATGCCATTCCCGAGCCCTTCCCCTCTCGCACCCGCGTGGTGGTCAGATCTCGATGCAGGTCCGGAGGGCCACCCCGGTGCGCATCTGGTCCAGTGCCTCGTTGATGTCGGCGAGGGGCACCCGGTGGGTGATCAGGCCCGCCAGGTCGATGCGGCCGGCCCGCCACAGGGCGATCGTCCGCTCGTAGGAGCGCAGGACGTCTCCACCGCCGTACATGGACGGCAGGATCCGCTTCTCGTCGAAGAACAGCTCGAACATGCTGAGCTGGAGGAAGTCGTCCAGCGCGCCCGCGCCGACCACGACGAGCGTGCCGCCGCGCCGGGTGGCCTCGTACGCCGTGCGGGCGGTGGTCGAGCGGCCGACGACCTCGAAGACGTAGTCGAAGCCCTCACCACCGGTGACGGACTGCTTGGCGTCGGCCAGCTCCTCCGGCGAAATCGCCTTGGTGGCACCGAACTTGAGGGCCGCCTCGCGCCGCGAGACCACCGGGTCGACGGCGACGATCTCGGCGGCGCCCTTGAGCCGGGCCCCCTGGATCGCCGAGATGCCGACGCCTCCGCAGCCGATGACCGCGACCGACGAACCGGCCTCCACGTCGGCGGTGTTGAGGGCCGCGCCCAGCCCGGTGGTGACTCCGCAGCCGATGAGGGCGGCGATGTCGAAGGGCACGTCGTCCGGAATCGGCACCGCGCAGCCGGCGTCGACGACGACCTCCTCGGCGAAGGTGCCGGTGCCGGCGAAGCCGAAGACGTCCCCGGCGGGCCGCCTGAAGTTGGGCGTTCCGGCGTTGAGGAATCCGGCGAGACAGAGCTGCGTCTGACCGCGCTTGCAGGCGGGACAGGTGCCGCAGGCCGGGAGCCAGCACACGACGACCCGGTCGCCGGGCTTCAAGTGGCTCACGCCTTCCCCGACTTCGACTATCTCGCCCGCCCCCTCGTGCCCGGGCACGAACGGTCCGGGCTGCGGCAGCACCCCGGCCATCGCGGACAGGTCCGAGTGGCACAGCCCCGTGGCCCGCACCCGGATCCTCACCCGTCCCGGCCCGAAGCCCACCGCCTCGATGTCGTCGAGCACGTCGAGCTTGTCCTGGCCGATCTCGTGCAGTACGGCTGCGCGCATGGTGCGGCTCCCCTCAGGAGTACCTGACCTACGGTTGTGCTGAGCTGGTCTTTCGTCGGCGCGTTCGGTGACTTGCTCGTCGGCATGTTCGGTGACTTGCTCGTCGGCGCGTTCGGTGGCTCGTTCCTCGGCACGTTCGGTGACTCGTTTTTCGGTTCATTCCTCGGCGCGTTCGTCCGCTCATTCGTGCTCGACGAGGGTGTCCGCCAGTACCGGCGCGTCGTCCCGCTCGACGGCGGTCACCGCCACCCGCACCGAGCGGTCGTCCGGCCGCCACATCCGGATGCGGAGGGTCTCGCCGGGGAAGACGACGCCCGCGAAGCGCGTGCCGTACGAGCGGACGCGGGCGACGTCCCCGCCGAGCACCGTGTCCACCACGGCCTTCAACGTCATCCCATAGGTGCACAGCCCGTGCAGGATCGGCCGGTCGAACCCGGCGCGCCCGGCGAACTCCGGGTCGGCGTGCAGCGGGTTCCAGTCACCGGAGAGGCGGTAGAGCAGCGCCTGGTCCTCGCGGACGACCCGCTCGACCTCCTTGTCGGGCGCATGCGTCAGCGGTTCCTGCCGGGCGGACGGCCCGCGCTCACCGCCCCAGCCGCCCTCTCCCCGTACGAAGATCTGCGCCTCGTTCGCCCACAACGGACCCTCGACGTCGGCGACTTCGGTCCGCATGACCAGGACGGCCGCCTTGCCCTTGTCGTACACCGCCGCCACGCGTGAGGTCGCGGTCGCCCGCCCCTCGACCGGGATCGGCCGGTGGAGCTCGACGCGCTGGCCGCCGTGCAGGACCTTGGCGAGGTCGACGTCGACGCCGGGTGCGTTGAGGCCGCCGATGACGTCCGGTGAACCTGCGCCCGCGACGGTCGCGAAGCTCGGCAGAACGTGCAGCCGGGACTCCAGCGTGTAGCGCAGCTCGTCGGGGTCGGTCGCGGGGATACCGGCGCCGATACCGAGGTGGTAGAGCAGGACGTCCTTACGACTCCACGCGATCTCGGCGGAACGGGGCTCGGCCGCGAGCGCCTTGGCTGCGTCGATGGGCATGGGGCTCCTGTGTGCGGTGGGGACGGAGAACGAAGGGCTGACAGTGGAAGGCGGGTGGCGGAGGCGGGTGGCGGAAGGCGGGTGGCTTGCGTTGAGAAACCTCGGTACGACCGTCCGCACCAGCGGTCGCACCGAGGTCGTCACGGCCGACCCGGAACCCGCCCACCTAGAACGCGTTCCAGTCCGGCGACCCTCTGTATAGCCGAGCCACGTGCACTTGTGAAGACTCCTGACAGTGCGTCAGATGCGCGTGGCGGACAGAAGTGGGACTGGGAAACGGGACGGGCAGCACGTTGTCCGGCTGCGGGCACGTGGGGGCTTGTCGCGCGGTTCCCCGCACCCCTGAGAAGCAGGGGCCGCGCCCCGCGCTTCTCAGCCCGCAGGGGCCGTGTCTTTCAGGGGCGCGGGGAACTGCGCGAGCAACCACACCACCCACACCCGACCGAATCGCCGCCTTCGCCCTACTCTTGGGCCGTGAGCGAGATGCCCCGGGATCACCGGACCGCCAAGTCCATCAGGGTGCTGCTCGCCGAGGATCAGCGGATGACGCGGGGCGCGTTGGCGTTGCTGCTGGGTATGGAGGCGGACATCCGGGTCGTGGCACAGGTCGGGGCGGGGGACGCGATCGTGGACGCGGCGCTGACCCATCGGCCGGATGTCGCGCTGCTGGACATCGAGCTGCCCGGGATGAGCGGTCTGGACGCCGCCGCCGAGCTGCGGGACCAGGCGCCCGACTGCCGGGTGTTGATCCTCACCACTTCCGGCCGGCCCGGGTACCTCCGCCGGGTCATGGACGCCGGCGCCGCCGGGTTCCTGGTCAAGGACGGGCCCGTGGAGGAGCTGGCCCAGGCGATCCGCCGGGTGCTGACCGGTGAGACCGTCGTCGATCCGGCCCTCGCCGCGGCCGGGCTGAGCGCCGGGCCGAACCCACTCACCGCCCACGAACGCGACACCCTCAACGCCTCCGCCGACGGCGCCACCGTCGCCGATGTCGCCGCCCGGCTGCATCTCTCCGAGTCCACCGTCCGCAACCACCTCGCCTCCGCCATCGGCAAGACCGGCACTCGCAACCGCATGGAGGCGATGCGGGAGGCCCGGCGACAGGGGTGGCTGTAGTCCCGCGCCGCCCGGCAGGGCCGCCGGCCGCGGGGCGACCCCTCGTCCCGAGCCTGCTTCCGATCCCCCATGAGCACCTCCTAGATGGTTCTGACAGTCCACGAGGGCCCGGATCCGTTGCCTCGCCCACAAAAAACCCTCCGAACCTGACGACACGTCACTTCCTCATGGGCGAGTCAAGTTTTCCTTAGTCACTCAAAACAACGGAATAGTTGCCCAGGCGTACAAGGTTCAGACAGCACGTACCCTCACCCGGCCAGGAGGCCCCGCTCAATGACGCAGCCGCACACACCACCGACGGCCGATCGGCCCGCCCAGGGAGCCACAGGGGCCACACCCGCCTCCGGAGCGATGGTCCCGGTGCTGGCCTTCGCGGGAATCGTCGTCGCGGTGATGCAGACCCTGCTGGTCCCGGTGATCAAGGACCTCCCGCAGCTGCTGGACACCTCTCCCAGCAACGCGACCTGGGTACTGACCTCCACCCTGCTGTCCGGCGCCGTGGCCACCCCGATCATGGGCCGTCTCGGCGACCTCTACGGCAAGCGCCGCATGCTGCTCGCCAGCCTGTCCGTGATGGTGGTCGGCGCGCTGATCAGCGCTTTCACCAGCGCGCTCCTCCCGATGATCGTCGGCCGTACCCTCCAGGGCTTCGCCATGGGCGCGATCCCGCTGGGCATCGGCCTGATGCGCGACGAACTGCCCCGCGAACGCCTCGGCTCCGCCATGGCCCTGATGAGCTCGTCCATAGGCGTCGGCGGTGGACTCGCGCTGCCGCTCGCCGCCGCGGTCGCGCAGAACACCGACTGGCACGCCCTCTTCTTCGGTGCCGCCGGCCTCGGCGTCCTCGCCATCGTGCTGACCCTCGTCGCCGTACCGGAGACGAAGATGCGCGCGCAGGGCACCTTCGACCATCTCGGCGCGCTCGGCCTCTCCGCCGGCCTCATCCTCTTCCTCCTGCCGATCACCAAGGGCAGCGACTGGGGCTGGACCTCCGCGACCACGCTCGGCCTGTTCGCCGCGTCCGCCCTGGTCCTGCTCCTCTGGGGTGTCCTGGAGCTGCGTATCCCCGCCCCGCTGGTGGACCTGCGCACCACCGCCCGCCGCGAGGTCCTCCTCACCAACCTCGCCTCGATCATGGTCGGCGTCTCCTTCTACGTCGTCTCCCTCGTCCTGCCGCAACTCCTCCAGCTGCCGTCCTCCACCGGCTACGGCCTCGGCCAGTCGATGATCGTCGCGGGTCTGTGCGTGGCGCCGCTCGGCCTGACGATGATGTTCACCGCGCCGGTCTACGCCCGGATCTCCGCCAAGTACGGCCCCAGGAGCACCCTCATCCTGGGCCTGCTCATCATCGCGGTCGGCTACGGCGCCGGGCTCGGCCTGATGAGCGCCGCCTGGCAGACCGTGGTCGTGTCGGTGGTCCTGGGCGCGGGTATCGGTCTCGCCTACTCCTCGCTACCGGCGCTGATCATCGGCGCCGTCGACCCGTCGGAGACGGGCGCGGCGACCGGGCTCAACACGCTCATGCGTTCGGTCGGTACGTCCGTGTCGAGCGCCGTCATCGGCATGGTGCTGGCCAACACCGCGAACCATGTCGGCGGCGTCGCGATCCCGACCATGCACGGCTTCCGCGTCTCCTTCCTCATCGCCACGGCCGCGGTCGGCGTGGGCATCCTCGTGGCCGTCTTCCTCCCGAGCCGCCGCCCCGCGCAGGGGCTGACGCTCCGTGCGAGCAGCGAGGGCGGGACCGGGGGGATCGAGGGGACCAGGGGGATCGAGGAGATTGACAAGGCCGGTGAGACGGACGGCGTCGACGCGACCGACGCGACCTCCAGGGAGGACAGGGCAGCGGTCGCCCGCTAGGCCGAGCGCACGGCGTGACACCCGCCCGCCCGCGCGCTCGCTCGCTCGCTCGCTCGCTCGCCGAGAGTGGCACGTGCCCTCGCCCCTCATCCGCGGGTCCGGTGAGGGCTGGTCGCGCAGTTCCCCGCGCCCCTGAAAAGCAGGGGCTGCGCCCCGTGCTTTCCGGCGCGCGGGGCCGTGCCTTTCAGGCCCGCAGGGGCCAGGTCTTTTAGGGGCGCGGGGAACTGCGCGGCCAGCCCCCGCCGGACCCGCACCCGCCATCCGACCGAATCCCCCGAACCCTCCCGCCGATCACCGCATGGCAGCATGGGGATCCAGCGCGTACGACGACACGGAGGACCCCATGTCCGCGGCCCCCAACCCGAACCCGGCCACGCCCGCTCCCGCGCCCAAGCCGGAGATTCTCGGCTCCTTCGAGTCGGCCAAGGGTTTCATGCCGGTGGGTGAGGGGCTGGCGCTGTACGCGGCGGCGGTGGAGGCGGGGCGGCTGGGGCTGCCGTTGCTGGAGGTGGGGACGTACTGCGGTCGGTCGACGATCCTGCTGGCCGACGCCGCCCGTGAGGCGGGGGTCACGGCGATCACGGTCGACCACCACCGGGGCAGCGAGGAGCAGCAGCCGGGCTGGAAGTACCACGACGAGTCCACCGTCGACCCCGAGGTGGGCCGTATGGACACGCTCCCCACCTTCCGCCGTACCCTCCACCGGGCGGGTCTGGAGGACCACGTCGTCGCGGTCGTCGGCCGTTCCCCGCAGGTCGCCGCCTTCTGGGGCACCCCCCTCGGCCTCGTCTTCGTCGACGGCGGCCACACCGACGAGCACGCCGGCGCCGACTACGAGGGCTGGGCCCCGCATGTCGCCCCGGACGGTCTCCTCGTCATCCACGACGTCTTCCCGGACCCCGAGGACGAGTTCACCGGGCAGGCCCCGTACCGGGTCTACCTCCGCGCCCTGGCCTCCGGCGCCTTCACGGAGGTCTCGGCGACGGACTCCCTGCGGGTGCTGCGGCGCACCGGGACGGGAATCTGACCCACACCTCCCCGATACCTGAGCGGCCCCGTAATACCTACGCCACCTCTATGCCGTGGTCCTGGACCAGTTCCTCTTCACGGAGGTCTCGGCGACGGACTCCCTGCGGGTGCTGCGGCGCACCGGGACGGGGATCTGACCCACACCTCCCCGATACCTGAGCGGCCCCGTAATACCTACGCCACCTCTATGCCGTGGTCCTGGACCAGTTCCTCCAGGCCGCCCCGGTACCCCTTGCCACCGACGACGAAGTCCCAGTCGCCGTTGGCGCGGCGGCGGAAGGAGCCGAGGGTGAGGGCCGTTTCGTCGGCGCGGCCGTCGGACACCTCCAGGCGGCCCTGTTCGGCTCGGGAGGGGTCCAGGAGGCGGATGCCGGCGTCGGTGAAGCCGGAGAGGTCGGCGTCGGGGTTCACGGCCGGGTCGATCGCCGCCACGAGGACGAGGCGGTCGGCCTCCGCCGGCAGTGTGTCGAAGGAGACCTGGATCGCGGCCTTGTCGGGTGCGGTCGGCGGGACGGCACGGACCGTGCCGTCGGGGGTGCGGAGGTTGTTGTAGAACACGAAGTGGTCGTCGCTGAGGACCCGGTTGCCGTGGCAGACGAGCGCGCAGACGTCCAGGGCGACACCGCCGGTCCAGTACATGCCGAGCACGCTGTGGTCGTCCGTGGCCGGAGCCGGGTCCGCCCCGTTCGAGGTGTCCGCCGCGGTCCGCTGGGCGGGCAGCACCACGGTGGGGTCGGTCGAGGACACGGGAGCGGCAGCGGGGCGCTCGCCCGTCCCCAGGCGGCCCCGTAGCCCGTGCCGGTGGAGCAGGTCGACGAGTTCGCGGCCCGAGACCAGCTCCAGCGGCTTGCCGTTGGCGAAGGTGTGCGAGCCCGGTCCGAACTTGGACGTCGTCACCAGGACACCCTTGTTGGCGCCGGCGTCCTGGACCGTGCCGTAGAGGTCGCGGACGGCGGTCGGCGGGACGGTGTTGCGGTAGCGCTTGACCTGCACGACGATCTTGCCGCCCCGGATCGGGGCCGGGTCCAGGGCGTCGACGTCCACCCCGCCGTCGCCCGAGCGCTGGGTGGTGACGGCCTGCATACCCATGGCCCGGAAGAGTTCCGCGACGAGTGACTCGAAGGCGAGGGGGTCCATCTCCAGCAGGTCGGGCTCGTCCTCGCCGCCATGGGTGACGACGCCGTTGCCCACGTCGTCGGGCCTGCGCCCGGGGCGGACGGGGGTGCGCTGGTCCGGCCGGGCGGAGAGCTGGCCCCGGAGTCCGTCCGTCAGGCAGTCCACGGCGCTCACCTGCTCCAGGTGCAGGCCGGCGAAGACCGACCGGGGCACCATGACGGTCGCCAGGAAGATCTGGGCGCGGCGGCCGGTCGCCGGATCGTGGTCGTCCACGAACCCGTTCAGGACCACCGACTCCAGCGCGCCGAACTCGTCGGCGGCGAAGAGGTCGTGGAGCACCAGGAGGGCGCACTGCGCGAGGACGTCCCGGTACAGGGCCCGCCGCTGGGTGACCGGGCGCGGGCGCTCCTTGTCCTGGTCGACACTCGGCATGTAGACGACGGTCTTCGCCTCGGGGACGACGTCGTACCTGGGCAGCTCCCAGTCCAGGACCAGTTGCCGGGCCGCCGAGTCGTAGGCGGCGGAAACGCCCCGGGGGAAGCCCTCGGGCCAGGCGGGCGAGGCGTAGAGGGCGGCGGAGAAGTAGTCGACGGCGGCCTCCGGGTCGCCGTCGCGCAGTGCCGTCGCCATCTGCGCGAGCCCGGCGTTGTGCCGCCGGATCTCCGCCCGCTGCCCTTGCGCCCACTGCTCGTACTGCCGTTGGTACTGGGCCAGTTGGCGCTGGCGCTGGGTCTCGGCTGCCTGTGCCGCGTGCCAGTCGTGCTCGAATCGGGCGCGCGCCTCGGCCTGCGCCTGCGCACGGCGCTGTGCGGTCCAACCACCCTGCGCCTGATAGTGGTTGGGGTCCGGCATGGGCACCGGCTGGGCGAGCGGCCCCGGCGAGAACGGCTCCAGCCGCTCGGTGCGGGTGAGGGAGGCGGACCGGAACGCCGGGGCCCGGCAGCCGGCCACCAACAGCCCCTCCAGCGCCTGGACCTGCGCGTCCAGCTCCTCCGTACGCCGCCGCGCCTCGGCCTCGCGCTGCTGGCGGTACGCCGCCTGCTGCTCCCGCTGGCTGCGCGCCACCTCCCGTTGGTACGCGCGCTGCTGTCGCTCGTACTCGCGCTGCTGCCGGGCCTGTTCCTCCGACTGACGCTGCTGCTGGCGTTGTGCCTCGGCCCAGATCCCGGCCAACCCGTTGGAGCGACGACTCATACGCTGCAAGCCCTCCCACCGGAGCTCCACCGCCCTCGCGACGAAGCCCCGCCCCCACAACCAGACGTAACCGGACGACTTTATCCCGCGACGGCGCCTACGCCTACCGCTGGTCAGCGCCCTGCCCACCGAGGGCCGCGTTCCGGCGGACGGCGCGCGGCCGCCGGGTCGCCCGGCCGCACGGCCCGGTCCGGACGAGCAGGTGGACGAGCAGGTGGACGACGGCCGCCACGACGACGATCACGGCGGCGGCCGGGCGGTGGCTCGCTGGGAGAGCGGGCGCGGATGCATCGCGTACGCGGGCCGCTGCGACGACGGGCCTTCAGGGGGCTCCCCGGAGCAGGAGGCGGCCGGCCACGGGCTGACGAGCGGTACCCGGGACGGGGCGCGGGTCGGGAACGCGGGCGGGACGGCCGCACGCCCCGGAGCATGGCATCGGCCGCCACGCGAGGCGGGGGCGGCCGGTCCGCCGGGGCCCGACCCGTAAGGTGGCAGGCGTGTCGTACGTAGGCCCGGACTTCGATCCGCCCCAGCCCCGCCGTTCCGCACTTCGCCGTCCGCTGACCGTGGCGGTGGCCGCGGTCGTGGTGGGGGCGGTGGCCGGGTGGGGTGTCTGGCAGGCCGTCGGGGACTCCGGGGGCGGGGACGACGGATCGGGCAGCGTGGCGGGCCCGCAGACCCGGTCGGCGGGCACTCCGCCGACGTCCCCCGACCCGTCCGGCGGGCCGACCGCCTCCGACGACGGGAAGGACGGCAAAGACGGGAAGGACGGCGAGAAGGCGAGCCCCTCCGGTTCCTCCTCCGCGCCCGCCGCCACCGGCCCCCTCAAGGGCAAGGTCGTCGTCATCGACCCGGGTCACAACCCCGGCAACTTCCAGCACACGACCGAGATCAACCGCAAGGTGAACATCGGGACGAACGCCAAGGAGTGCGACACGACGGGGACGACCACCAACGACGGCTACCTGGAAGCCGAGTTCACGCTGGACGTCTCCCGGCGGCTGCGGACACTCCTCGAACAGGAGGGCGCCACGGTGAAGTTCACCCAGGACGACGACCGGCCCTGGGGCCCGTGCATCGACGAGCGGGCACGGATCGGCAACGAGGCGAAGGCGGACGCGGTGGTGTCGATCCACGCGGACGGCTCCGGCGCCGGCAACCGCGGCTTCCATGTGATCCTGCCTGGTTCGGTGAACGAGGGCG
Proteins encoded:
- a CDS encoding helix-turn-helix domain-containing protein, whose translation is MKWNLRWVAARQDIWRPSDLKTAFEAVGFTPSLSKVCALWSARPVTVRLDDLDMICAALKCTVADLMEAEPLAGSESGEQEGQRAVGQGSGAGSGQRPVPKQSGGKGAVRRLPPN
- a CDS encoding tyrosine-type recombinase/integrase gives rise to the protein MADSDTRRFSLISGRGSPGQPPGQEEGLADVLTLQRRGVHPSSREAEQALYQDTLAEYCWARDVAGLAPTTLNRLVQPVIEVCTFYDALPWELSPRQLDQYFAGAGKRGHTTVRKKITSIDLYFAFLEQRYAGEIRRRFGTVVESPIDAFNRPRHRGDFGLRIPPSRAEMTAFFAAWRQELGSARKYPVAVRNYVMAKTAYISGVRATELCLVRLGDLYWDNGQWGRFLVKGKGSRGSGPREREAFMFAEGRELLWWYIEEVRGLFPDDALDPYAPLFPSERLPSALGAEVAVAPPVCADTFRRSLRAASLAHLKGTVTVLFPHLLRHVCATHNYESGMPLWDVQVLLGHTWPTTTVGYLASAKADPERASLESSRRAVRRLSGET
- a CDS encoding 3-oxoacyl-ACP reductase, encoding MALPLEGLSAIVTGAGRGLGRAEALELARLGAAVVVNDYGRPGRDGSGEVSTGPAEEVAASIRAAGGRAVAHIGDVSDHEQARELVTLAVARFGRLDILVNNAGILRDRMVFSMSEEEWDSVVRVHLKGHFNTIRFASAHWRARAKSGEGGPVYGRVVNTSSEAFLAGSAGQPNYAAAKGGIVGLTTSTALALAKYGVTANVICPRARTRMTEDVFAGLPGAAAGDGTGLDPLAPEHVAPLVGYLASPAAAQVNGQLFVVHGGMVAIVERPRVQAKFDTKQDAFTYDELDGLLTPHYADRPEGETFAAAEVLGLRHGRGAAEV
- a CDS encoding Zn-dependent alcohol dehydrogenase, coding for MRAAVLHEIGQDKLDVLDDIEAVGFGPGRVRIRVRATGLCHSDLSAMAGVLPQPGPFVPGHEGAGEIVEVGEGVSHLKPGDRVVVCWLPACGTCPACKRGQTQLCLAGFLNAGTPNFRRPAGDVFGFAGTGTFAEEVVVDAGCAVPIPDDVPFDIAALIGCGVTTGLGAALNTADVEAGSSVAVIGCGGVGISAIQGARLKGAAEIVAVDPVVSRREAALKFGATKAISPEELADAKQSVTGGEGFDYVFEVVGRSTTARTAYEATRRGGTLVVVGAGALDDFLQLSMFELFFDEKRILPSMYGGGDVLRSYERTIALWRAGRIDLAGLITHRVPLADINEALDQMRTGVALRTCIEI
- a CDS encoding MaoC/PaaZ C-terminal domain-containing protein; the protein is MPIDAAKALAAEPRSAEIAWSRKDVLLYHLGIGAGIPATDPDELRYTLESRLHVLPSFATVAGAGSPDVIGGLNAPGVDVDLAKVLHGGQRVELHRPIPVEGRATATSRVAAVYDKGKAAVLVMRTEVADVEGPLWANEAQIFVRGEGGWGGERGPSARQEPLTHAPDKEVERVVREDQALLYRLSGDWNPLHADPEFAGRAGFDRPILHGLCTYGMTLKAVVDTVLGGDVARVRSYGTRFAGVVFPGETLRIRMWRPDDRSVRVAVTAVERDDAPVLADTLVEHE
- a CDS encoding response regulator transcription factor, whose protein sequence is MPRDHRTAKSIRVLLAEDQRMTRGALALLLGMEADIRVVAQVGAGDAIVDAALTHRPDVALLDIELPGMSGLDAAAELRDQAPDCRVLILTTSGRPGYLRRVMDAGAAGFLVKDGPVEELAQAIRRVLTGETVVDPALAAAGLSAGPNPLTAHERDTLNASADGATVADVAARLHLSESTVRNHLASAIGKTGTRNRMEAMREARRQGWL
- a CDS encoding MFS transporter, with protein sequence MTQPHTPPTADRPAQGATGATPASGAMVPVLAFAGIVVAVMQTLLVPVIKDLPQLLDTSPSNATWVLTSTLLSGAVATPIMGRLGDLYGKRRMLLASLSVMVVGALISAFTSALLPMIVGRTLQGFAMGAIPLGIGLMRDELPRERLGSAMALMSSSIGVGGGLALPLAAAVAQNTDWHALFFGAAGLGVLAIVLTLVAVPETKMRAQGTFDHLGALGLSAGLILFLLPITKGSDWGWTSATTLGLFAASALVLLLWGVLELRIPAPLVDLRTTARREVLLTNLASIMVGVSFYVVSLVLPQLLQLPSSTGYGLGQSMIVAGLCVAPLGLTMMFTAPVYARISAKYGPRSTLILGLLIIAVGYGAGLGLMSAAWQTVVVSVVLGAGIGLAYSSLPALIIGAVDPSETGAATGLNTLMRSVGTSVSSAVIGMVLANTANHVGGVAIPTMHGFRVSFLIATAAVGVGILVAVFLPSRRPAQGLTLRASSEGGTGGIEGTRGIEEIDKAGETDGVDATDATSREDRAAVAR